One Nicotiana tomentosiformis chromosome 4, ASM39032v3, whole genome shotgun sequence genomic window carries:
- the LOC104098278 gene encoding transcription initiation factor TFIID subunit 4b isoform X1, with translation MDPSIMKLLEEDEDETMHSGADVEAFTAALNRDIGGADNSQSQPSDSDSVPLSQGSSYTSNQFASWQTSNHDENASRHSLQDSETVQQKEGNMSDMQLQRHDTDSQNQQQKNDSSQEISSLPLQHISSQDTYQTTEVEKDTLHSSKAVNTQNPEKNAQNPESQHLNLQGGNNQKSFQSLTTGTSGLPLVAAEASNQSESATGSSSQAAINVAKQGKQVPFAMLFPHIQPQLDKDRAMQLQTLYVKLKKNEISKEGFVRHMRSIIGDQMLKMAVYKFQSQASRNSPTVPGQFPQSPASQQQYSQMPTDDSSNMAIESNAQKLREVENQADLRGAQGNQMPSSSLIAVKQERDHSPFPIQGLNRQQQQHLHFSQASFPTFPNAGNNYSAYSASNVHSSTTQPLKQQSDDAQMRQFSAQQNRNATQLGVPTQAMGMMSAPKFEKQNTFGEAKRLPGGSLNIPSTSRIQQPSVQWQQSANKEQKSILSSPVTNLKSEPIDHFHDQLQRSQLSPFSSVQVEQGNSTSESSKDESIEQTSRIGLSTTTSMKPSNSASSFMSSQMDTSTLLSSRTTSVTSLLGPGNNGKTPVKKPSIGQKKPLDTLGSSPPPSGKKQKVSGAFLDQSIEQLNDVTAVSGVNLREEEEQLFSGPKEDSRVSEASRRVVQEEEERLILQKIPLQKKLADIMAKCGLKNMSNDVERCLSLCVEERMRGLISSLIRLSKQRVDIEKSRHRTIVTSDVREEILSINRKAREEWEKKQADVEKLQKANEPEGSNGVDGDKEKDDGRGKSIKANKEEDDKMRTTAANVAARAAVGGDDMLSKWQLMAEQARQKREGGGDVASGSQPSKDVTRRNLSTPTRTSKEHQEAENRSQSSAKVTPGAARRAGRNQVITQTRIARSITVKDVIAVLEREPQMSKSTLIYRLYEKARSNASAESS, from the exons ATGGATCCTTCTATCATGAAACTCCTTGAAGAAGACGAG GATGAAACAATGCATTCGGGGGCGGATGTGGAAGCATTCACTGCTGCCCTAAATAGGGATATCGGAGGCGCAGATAATTCACAATCTCAGCCGTCCGATTCTGATAGCG TACCGTTATCTCAAGGAAGCAGTTACACCTCAAATCAGTTTGCATCATGGCAAACTTCTAACCATGACGAAAATGCCAGTCGTCATAGTCTTCAAGATTCAGAGACCGTTCAGCAAAAGGAGGGAAATATGTCTGATATGCAGTTACAGCGACATGATACCGATTCTCAGAATCAGCAGCAAAAAAATGATTCCTCACAGGAGATCAGTTCCCTTCCTTTGCAGCATATATCTTCCCAGGATACTTATCAAACCACAGAGGTTGAAAAGGACACACTTCATTCTTCTAAAGCAGTGAATACACAGAATCCTGAAAAGAATGCTCAAAATCCAGAATCTCAACATCTAAACTTACAGGGAGGGAATAATCAAAAATCCTTTCAGTCCTTGACAACAGGAACTAGTGGTCTGCCCCTTGTGGCAGCAGAGGCAAGTAATCAGTCAGAATCGGCAACTGGGTCAAGTAGCCAAGCAGCAATCAATGTGGCTAAACAGGGAAAACAAGTGCCCTTTGCCATGCTTTTCCCTCACATACAACCCCAGCTTGATAAGGATAGGGCAATGCAACTCCAGACTCTTTACGTTAAACTGAAA AAAAATGAAATTTCTAAGGAAGGTTTTGTAAGACACATGAGAAGTATAATTGGTGatcaaatgctcaaaatggctGTATATAAATTTCAATCTCAG GCATCTAGAAACTCACCAACTGTTCCCGGTCAATTTCCTCAGTCTCCGGCTTCACAGCAGCAATATTCGCAAATGCCAACAGATG ATTCTAGTAATATGGCAATTGAGAGTAATGCTCAAAAGTTGCGCGAGGTGGAAAATCAGGCAGATTTGCGTGGAGCCCAAGGAAACCAGATGCCTTCTTCTAGTTTGATTGCTGTAAAACAAGAAAGGGACCACTCACCATTCCCAATACAGGGACTTAATAGGCAACAACAACAGCATTTGCACTTCTCACAAGCATCATTTCCCACATTTCCAAATGCAGGGAACAATTATAGTGCATATTCTGCATCTAATGTCCACTCTTCTACAACACAACCGCTTAAACAGCAATCTGATGATGCACAAATGAGACAATTTTCAGCTCAACAGAACAGAAATGCAACTCAGTTAGGAGTGCCAACGCAGGCCATGGGAATGATGAGCGCTCCTAAGTTTGAAAAGCAAAACACTTTTGGCGAAGCCAAAAGATTACCTGGTGGGAGTCTTAATATTCCAAGTACTTCTAGAATCCAGCAGCCTTCAGTTCAATGGCAACAGTCTGCCAATAAAGAGCAGAAAAGTATTCTTTCATCACCAGTGACCAATCTAAAGTCTGAACCAATTGATCATTTCCATGACCAGCTGCAAAGATCCCAGTTGTCGCCCTTCTCCTCTGTTCAAGTGGAGCAAGGAAATTCCACTTCAGAAAGTTCAAAGGATGAGTCTATTGAACAGACCTCCAGAATTGGTTTATCAACAACCACTAGCATGAAACCTTCTAATTCAGCCTCGTCTTTCATGTCATCTCAAATGGATACTAGCACATTG TTGAGTTCTCGGACAACTTCTGTGACATCTCTACTTGGGCCAGGAAACAATGGAAAGACTCCTGTGAAAAAGCCTTCCATTGGACAGAAGAAGCCCCTCGATACACTAGGTTCCTCACCTCCACCTTCAGG GAAGAAGCAAAAGGTTTCAGGAGCTTTTTTGGATCAGAGCATTGAACAACTTAATGATGTTACTGCTGTTAGTGGAGTTAATCTAAGG GAAGAGGAAGAACAACTATTTTCTGGGCCCAAGGAGGATAGTCGAGTTTCTGAAGCGTCTCGACGAGTTgtacaagaagaagaggaaaggctGATCTTGCAGAAAATTCCACTTCAGAAGAAATTGGCAGATATCA TGGCAAAATGTGGTCTAAAGAATATGAGCAATGATGTGGAACGATGCTTGTCATTG tGTGTGGAGGAAAGAATGCGTGGACTTATAAGTAGTCTCATCAGACTGTCAAAACAG AGAGTTGACATTGAGAAGTCAAGACACAGAACAATTGTCACTTCAGATGTTCGTGAAGAAATCCTGTCAATCAATCGAAAAGCCCGGGAAGAATGGGAAAAGAAACAGGCTGATGTGGAGAAACTCCAAAAGGCAAATGAA CCTGAAGGTAGTAATGGAGTTGACGGTGATAAGGAGAAGGATGATGGTCGTGGGAAATCAATAAAG GCAAACAAGGAAGAGGATGATAAGATGCGAACTACAGCTGCAAATGTTGCTGCTCGAGCTGCTGTTGGAGGTGATGACATGTTGTCAAAGTGGCAATTGATGGCTGAGCAGGCCAGGCAAAAGCGTGAAGGGGGAGGTGATGTGGCTTCTGGTTCACAGCCTAGTAAAGATGTTACTCGGAGGAATTTATCGACTCCCACAAGAACCTCAAAGGAACATCAAGAAGCTGAGAACAGGAGCCAGTCATCTGCAAAAGTCACACCTG GTGCTGCGAGAAGAGCTGGGAGAAATCAAGTGATAACTCAGACTAGGATTGCTCGCAGTATTACTGTAAAGGATGTGATCGCTGTCCTAGAAAGGGAACCCCAAATGTCCAAGTCTACATTGATATACCGCTTGTATGAGAAAGCTCGGTCCAATGCTTCAGCTGAATCATCGTGA
- the LOC104098278 gene encoding transcription initiation factor TFIID subunit 4b isoform X2, with product MDPSIMKLLEEDEDETMHSGADVEAFTAALNRDIGGADNSQSQPSDSDSVPLSQGSSYTSNQFASWQTSNHDENASRHSLQDSETVQQKEGNMSDMQLQRHDTDSQNQQQKNDSSQEISSLPLQHISSQDTYQTTEGGNNQKSFQSLTTGTSGLPLVAAEASNQSESATGSSSQAAINVAKQGKQVPFAMLFPHIQPQLDKDRAMQLQTLYVKLKKNEISKEGFVRHMRSIIGDQMLKMAVYKFQSQASRNSPTVPGQFPQSPASQQQYSQMPTDDSSNMAIESNAQKLREVENQADLRGAQGNQMPSSSLIAVKQERDHSPFPIQGLNRQQQQHLHFSQASFPTFPNAGNNYSAYSASNVHSSTTQPLKQQSDDAQMRQFSAQQNRNATQLGVPTQAMGMMSAPKFEKQNTFGEAKRLPGGSLNIPSTSRIQQPSVQWQQSANKEQKSILSSPVTNLKSEPIDHFHDQLQRSQLSPFSSVQVEQGNSTSESSKDESIEQTSRIGLSTTTSMKPSNSASSFMSSQMDTSTLLSSRTTSVTSLLGPGNNGKTPVKKPSIGQKKPLDTLGSSPPPSGKKQKVSGAFLDQSIEQLNDVTAVSGVNLREEEEQLFSGPKEDSRVSEASRRVVQEEEERLILQKIPLQKKLADIMAKCGLKNMSNDVERCLSLCVEERMRGLISSLIRLSKQRVDIEKSRHRTIVTSDVREEILSINRKAREEWEKKQADVEKLQKANEPEGSNGVDGDKEKDDGRGKSIKANKEEDDKMRTTAANVAARAAVGGDDMLSKWQLMAEQARQKREGGGDVASGSQPSKDVTRRNLSTPTRTSKEHQEAENRSQSSAKVTPGAARRAGRNQVITQTRIARSITVKDVIAVLEREPQMSKSTLIYRLYEKARSNASAESS from the exons ATGGATCCTTCTATCATGAAACTCCTTGAAGAAGACGAG GATGAAACAATGCATTCGGGGGCGGATGTGGAAGCATTCACTGCTGCCCTAAATAGGGATATCGGAGGCGCAGATAATTCACAATCTCAGCCGTCCGATTCTGATAGCG TACCGTTATCTCAAGGAAGCAGTTACACCTCAAATCAGTTTGCATCATGGCAAACTTCTAACCATGACGAAAATGCCAGTCGTCATAGTCTTCAAGATTCAGAGACCGTTCAGCAAAAGGAGGGAAATATGTCTGATATGCAGTTACAGCGACATGATACCGATTCTCAGAATCAGCAGCAAAAAAATGATTCCTCACAGGAGATCAGTTCCCTTCCTTTGCAGCATATATCTTCCCAGGATACTTATCAAACCACAGAG GGAGGGAATAATCAAAAATCCTTTCAGTCCTTGACAACAGGAACTAGTGGTCTGCCCCTTGTGGCAGCAGAGGCAAGTAATCAGTCAGAATCGGCAACTGGGTCAAGTAGCCAAGCAGCAATCAATGTGGCTAAACAGGGAAAACAAGTGCCCTTTGCCATGCTTTTCCCTCACATACAACCCCAGCTTGATAAGGATAGGGCAATGCAACTCCAGACTCTTTACGTTAAACTGAAA AAAAATGAAATTTCTAAGGAAGGTTTTGTAAGACACATGAGAAGTATAATTGGTGatcaaatgctcaaaatggctGTATATAAATTTCAATCTCAG GCATCTAGAAACTCACCAACTGTTCCCGGTCAATTTCCTCAGTCTCCGGCTTCACAGCAGCAATATTCGCAAATGCCAACAGATG ATTCTAGTAATATGGCAATTGAGAGTAATGCTCAAAAGTTGCGCGAGGTGGAAAATCAGGCAGATTTGCGTGGAGCCCAAGGAAACCAGATGCCTTCTTCTAGTTTGATTGCTGTAAAACAAGAAAGGGACCACTCACCATTCCCAATACAGGGACTTAATAGGCAACAACAACAGCATTTGCACTTCTCACAAGCATCATTTCCCACATTTCCAAATGCAGGGAACAATTATAGTGCATATTCTGCATCTAATGTCCACTCTTCTACAACACAACCGCTTAAACAGCAATCTGATGATGCACAAATGAGACAATTTTCAGCTCAACAGAACAGAAATGCAACTCAGTTAGGAGTGCCAACGCAGGCCATGGGAATGATGAGCGCTCCTAAGTTTGAAAAGCAAAACACTTTTGGCGAAGCCAAAAGATTACCTGGTGGGAGTCTTAATATTCCAAGTACTTCTAGAATCCAGCAGCCTTCAGTTCAATGGCAACAGTCTGCCAATAAAGAGCAGAAAAGTATTCTTTCATCACCAGTGACCAATCTAAAGTCTGAACCAATTGATCATTTCCATGACCAGCTGCAAAGATCCCAGTTGTCGCCCTTCTCCTCTGTTCAAGTGGAGCAAGGAAATTCCACTTCAGAAAGTTCAAAGGATGAGTCTATTGAACAGACCTCCAGAATTGGTTTATCAACAACCACTAGCATGAAACCTTCTAATTCAGCCTCGTCTTTCATGTCATCTCAAATGGATACTAGCACATTG TTGAGTTCTCGGACAACTTCTGTGACATCTCTACTTGGGCCAGGAAACAATGGAAAGACTCCTGTGAAAAAGCCTTCCATTGGACAGAAGAAGCCCCTCGATACACTAGGTTCCTCACCTCCACCTTCAGG GAAGAAGCAAAAGGTTTCAGGAGCTTTTTTGGATCAGAGCATTGAACAACTTAATGATGTTACTGCTGTTAGTGGAGTTAATCTAAGG GAAGAGGAAGAACAACTATTTTCTGGGCCCAAGGAGGATAGTCGAGTTTCTGAAGCGTCTCGACGAGTTgtacaagaagaagaggaaaggctGATCTTGCAGAAAATTCCACTTCAGAAGAAATTGGCAGATATCA TGGCAAAATGTGGTCTAAAGAATATGAGCAATGATGTGGAACGATGCTTGTCATTG tGTGTGGAGGAAAGAATGCGTGGACTTATAAGTAGTCTCATCAGACTGTCAAAACAG AGAGTTGACATTGAGAAGTCAAGACACAGAACAATTGTCACTTCAGATGTTCGTGAAGAAATCCTGTCAATCAATCGAAAAGCCCGGGAAGAATGGGAAAAGAAACAGGCTGATGTGGAGAAACTCCAAAAGGCAAATGAA CCTGAAGGTAGTAATGGAGTTGACGGTGATAAGGAGAAGGATGATGGTCGTGGGAAATCAATAAAG GCAAACAAGGAAGAGGATGATAAGATGCGAACTACAGCTGCAAATGTTGCTGCTCGAGCTGCTGTTGGAGGTGATGACATGTTGTCAAAGTGGCAATTGATGGCTGAGCAGGCCAGGCAAAAGCGTGAAGGGGGAGGTGATGTGGCTTCTGGTTCACAGCCTAGTAAAGATGTTACTCGGAGGAATTTATCGACTCCCACAAGAACCTCAAAGGAACATCAAGAAGCTGAGAACAGGAGCCAGTCATCTGCAAAAGTCACACCTG GTGCTGCGAGAAGAGCTGGGAGAAATCAAGTGATAACTCAGACTAGGATTGCTCGCAGTATTACTGTAAAGGATGTGATCGCTGTCCTAGAAAGGGAACCCCAAATGTCCAAGTCTACATTGATATACCGCTTGTATGAGAAAGCTCGGTCCAATGCTTCAGCTGAATCATCGTGA
- the LOC104098278 gene encoding transcription initiation factor TFIID subunit 4b isoform X3 has protein sequence MDPSIMKLLEEDEDETMHSGADVEAFTAALNRDIGGADNSQSQPSDSDSVPLSQGSSYTSNQFASWQTSNHDENASRHSLQDSETVQQKEGNMSDMQLQRHDTDSQNQQQKNDSSQEISSLPLQHISSQDTYQTTEVEKDTLHSSKAVNTQNPEKNAQNPESQHLNLQGGNNQKSFQSLTTGTSGLPLVAAEASNQSESATGSSSQAAINVAKQGKQVPFAMLFPHIQPQLDKDRAMQLQTLYVKLKKNEISKEGFVRHMRSIIGDQMLKMAVYKFQSQASRNSPTVPGQFPQSPASQQQYSQMPTDDSSNMAIESNAQKLREVENQADLRGAQGNQMPSSSLIAVKQERDHSPFPIQGLNRQQQQHLHFSQASFPTFPNAGNNYSAYSASNVHSSTTQPLKQQSDDAQMRQFSAQQNRNATQLGVPTQAMGMMSAPKFEKQNTFGEAKRLPGGSLNIPSTSRIQQPSVQWQQSANKEQKSILSSPVTNLKSEPIDHFHDQLQRSQLSPFSSVQVEQGNSTSESSKDESIEQTSRIGLSTTTSMKPSNSASSFMSSQMDTSTLLSSRTTSVTSLLGPGNNGKTPVKKPSIGQKKPLDTLGSSPPPSGKKQKVSGAFLDQSIEQLNDVTAVSGVNLREEEEQLFSGPKEDSRVSEASRRVVQEEEERLILQKIPLQKKLADIMAKCGLKNMSNDVERCLSLCVEERMRGLISSLIRLSKQRVDIEKSRHRTIVTSDVREEILSINRKAREEWEKKQADVEKLQKANEPEGSNGVDGDKEKDDGRGKSIKANKEEDDKMRTTAANVAARAAVGGDDMLSKWQLMAEQARQKREGGGDVASGSQPSKDVTRRNLSTPTRTSKEHQEAENRSQSSAKVTPVLYWRSSQEYTS, from the exons ATGGATCCTTCTATCATGAAACTCCTTGAAGAAGACGAG GATGAAACAATGCATTCGGGGGCGGATGTGGAAGCATTCACTGCTGCCCTAAATAGGGATATCGGAGGCGCAGATAATTCACAATCTCAGCCGTCCGATTCTGATAGCG TACCGTTATCTCAAGGAAGCAGTTACACCTCAAATCAGTTTGCATCATGGCAAACTTCTAACCATGACGAAAATGCCAGTCGTCATAGTCTTCAAGATTCAGAGACCGTTCAGCAAAAGGAGGGAAATATGTCTGATATGCAGTTACAGCGACATGATACCGATTCTCAGAATCAGCAGCAAAAAAATGATTCCTCACAGGAGATCAGTTCCCTTCCTTTGCAGCATATATCTTCCCAGGATACTTATCAAACCACAGAGGTTGAAAAGGACACACTTCATTCTTCTAAAGCAGTGAATACACAGAATCCTGAAAAGAATGCTCAAAATCCAGAATCTCAACATCTAAACTTACAGGGAGGGAATAATCAAAAATCCTTTCAGTCCTTGACAACAGGAACTAGTGGTCTGCCCCTTGTGGCAGCAGAGGCAAGTAATCAGTCAGAATCGGCAACTGGGTCAAGTAGCCAAGCAGCAATCAATGTGGCTAAACAGGGAAAACAAGTGCCCTTTGCCATGCTTTTCCCTCACATACAACCCCAGCTTGATAAGGATAGGGCAATGCAACTCCAGACTCTTTACGTTAAACTGAAA AAAAATGAAATTTCTAAGGAAGGTTTTGTAAGACACATGAGAAGTATAATTGGTGatcaaatgctcaaaatggctGTATATAAATTTCAATCTCAG GCATCTAGAAACTCACCAACTGTTCCCGGTCAATTTCCTCAGTCTCCGGCTTCACAGCAGCAATATTCGCAAATGCCAACAGATG ATTCTAGTAATATGGCAATTGAGAGTAATGCTCAAAAGTTGCGCGAGGTGGAAAATCAGGCAGATTTGCGTGGAGCCCAAGGAAACCAGATGCCTTCTTCTAGTTTGATTGCTGTAAAACAAGAAAGGGACCACTCACCATTCCCAATACAGGGACTTAATAGGCAACAACAACAGCATTTGCACTTCTCACAAGCATCATTTCCCACATTTCCAAATGCAGGGAACAATTATAGTGCATATTCTGCATCTAATGTCCACTCTTCTACAACACAACCGCTTAAACAGCAATCTGATGATGCACAAATGAGACAATTTTCAGCTCAACAGAACAGAAATGCAACTCAGTTAGGAGTGCCAACGCAGGCCATGGGAATGATGAGCGCTCCTAAGTTTGAAAAGCAAAACACTTTTGGCGAAGCCAAAAGATTACCTGGTGGGAGTCTTAATATTCCAAGTACTTCTAGAATCCAGCAGCCTTCAGTTCAATGGCAACAGTCTGCCAATAAAGAGCAGAAAAGTATTCTTTCATCACCAGTGACCAATCTAAAGTCTGAACCAATTGATCATTTCCATGACCAGCTGCAAAGATCCCAGTTGTCGCCCTTCTCCTCTGTTCAAGTGGAGCAAGGAAATTCCACTTCAGAAAGTTCAAAGGATGAGTCTATTGAACAGACCTCCAGAATTGGTTTATCAACAACCACTAGCATGAAACCTTCTAATTCAGCCTCGTCTTTCATGTCATCTCAAATGGATACTAGCACATTG TTGAGTTCTCGGACAACTTCTGTGACATCTCTACTTGGGCCAGGAAACAATGGAAAGACTCCTGTGAAAAAGCCTTCCATTGGACAGAAGAAGCCCCTCGATACACTAGGTTCCTCACCTCCACCTTCAGG GAAGAAGCAAAAGGTTTCAGGAGCTTTTTTGGATCAGAGCATTGAACAACTTAATGATGTTACTGCTGTTAGTGGAGTTAATCTAAGG GAAGAGGAAGAACAACTATTTTCTGGGCCCAAGGAGGATAGTCGAGTTTCTGAAGCGTCTCGACGAGTTgtacaagaagaagaggaaaggctGATCTTGCAGAAAATTCCACTTCAGAAGAAATTGGCAGATATCA TGGCAAAATGTGGTCTAAAGAATATGAGCAATGATGTGGAACGATGCTTGTCATTG tGTGTGGAGGAAAGAATGCGTGGACTTATAAGTAGTCTCATCAGACTGTCAAAACAG AGAGTTGACATTGAGAAGTCAAGACACAGAACAATTGTCACTTCAGATGTTCGTGAAGAAATCCTGTCAATCAATCGAAAAGCCCGGGAAGAATGGGAAAAGAAACAGGCTGATGTGGAGAAACTCCAAAAGGCAAATGAA CCTGAAGGTAGTAATGGAGTTGACGGTGATAAGGAGAAGGATGATGGTCGTGGGAAATCAATAAAG GCAAACAAGGAAGAGGATGATAAGATGCGAACTACAGCTGCAAATGTTGCTGCTCGAGCTGCTGTTGGAGGTGATGACATGTTGTCAAAGTGGCAATTGATGGCTGAGCAGGCCAGGCAAAAGCGTGAAGGGGGAGGTGATGTGGCTTCTGGTTCACAGCCTAGTAAAGATGTTACTCGGAGGAATTTATCGACTCCCACAAGAACCTCAAAGGAACATCAAGAAGCTGAGAACAGGAGCCAGTCATCTGCAAAAGTCACACCTG TACTTTACTGGAGGAGTTCCCAAGAATATACCAGTTAA
- the LOC104098280 gene encoding uncharacterized protein — translation MKKKVGQNLVIKMAISDRVVGNLTTLYLLVIAGMKAYGLMTGRSYGGGFVLIVSTTVVGIILILSLTYDVSRKARYALTRNRNLHHHHHPTQQLYQPRHHSEELCRGGICWHGVAVRSPASQVRFRLPQHQPR, via the exons ATGAAAAAGAAAGTTGGACAGAATTTAG TGATAAAAATGGCGATTTCGGACAGAGTAGTGGGGAATTTGACAACGTTGTACCTGTTGGTGATAGCTGGTATGAAGGCTTATGGATTGATGACTGGGCGGAGCTACGGCGGAGGTTTTGTGCTGATTGTGTCGACAACTGTAGTAGGTATTATATTGATTTTGAGTCTGACGTATGACGTGTCACGTAAGGCTAGGTATGCGTTGACACGTAATCGtaatcttcatcatcatcatcatcctacTCAGCAGCTTTATCAGCCACGTCATCATTCCGAGGAGTTGTGCCGAGGTGGCATATGCTGGCACGGCGTCGCCGTCAGATCTCCGGCGTCTCAGGTTCGGTTCCGGCTTCCTCAGCATCAGCCTCGTTAA